From Camelina sativa cultivar DH55 chromosome 20, Cs, whole genome shotgun sequence, the proteins below share one genomic window:
- the LOC109124480 gene encoding uncharacterized protein LOC109124480 — protein MSRNGRMASSSDLSRAGLVAVTRDVEQAITALKKGAYLLKYGRRGKPKFCPFRLSNDESVLIWFSGKEEKHLKLSHVSRIISGQRTPIFQRYPRPEKEYQSFSLIYDERSLDLICKDKDEAEVWFSGLKALISRCHQRKWRTESRSDGTPSEANSPRTYTRRSSPLHSPFSSNDSFQKDGSNHHRLQSPYDSPPKNGMDKAFSDMSLYAVPPKSLFPSDSATISVHSLSSGGSDTLHGHMKGMGMDAFRVSLSSAISASSHGSGHDDGDALGDVFMWGEGIGDGVLGGGNHRVGSSLEIKMDSLLPKALESTIVLDVQNIACGGQHAVLVTKQGESFSWGEESEGRLGHGVDSNVQHPKLIDALGTTNIELVACGEYHSCAVSLSGDLYTWGKGDFGILGHGNEVSHWVPKRVNFLMEGIHVSSIACGPYHTAVVTSAGQLFTFGDGTFGVLGHGDKKSVFIPREVDSLKGLRTVRAACGVWHTAAVVEVMVGSSSSSNCSSGKLFTWGDGDKSRLGHGDKEPKLVPTCVAALVEPNFCQVACGHSLTVALTTAGHVYTMGSPVYGQLGNPHADGKVPARVEGKLHKSFVEEIACGAYHVAVLTSRTEVYTWGKGSNGRLGHGDADDRNSPTLVESLKDKQVKSIACGSNFTAAVCLHKWASGMDQSMCSGCRQPFNFKRKRHNCYNCGLVFCHSCTNKKSLKACMAPNPNKPYRVCDKCFNKLKKAMETDPSSHSSLSRRESVNQGSDAIDRDEKLDSRSDGQLARFSLLEPMRQVDTRSKKNKKYEFNSSRVSPIPSGGSHRGSLNITKSFNPTFGSSKKFFSASVPGSRIASRATSPISRRPSPPRSTTPTPTLSGLTTPKNFVDDTKRTSDHLSQEVVKLRSQVENLTRKAQLQEVELERTTKQLKEALAIANEETARCKAAKEVIKSLTAQLKDMAERLPVGSARSIKSPSLNSFGSSPDYVAPSSNTLNRPNNRETESDGLTSVSMFSNGASTPVFDGANYRQQANHAAESINRISTRSKESEPRSENEWVEQDEPGVYITLTALAGGARDLKRVRFSRKRFSEKQAEEWWAENRGRVYEQYNVRIVVDKSSVGVGSEDLTH, from the exons atgtcgAGGAACGGACGAATGGCTTCTTCGTCGGATCTTAGCAGAGCCGGTCTAGTGGCGGTGACTAGGGATGTTGAGCAG GCTATTACTGCCCTCAAAAAGGGAGCGTATTTGCTTAAGTATGGCAGAAGGGGAAAGCCTAAGTTCTGTCCATTTCGCCTTTCAAAT GATGAATCTGTTTTGATATGGTTCTCGGGGAAGGAGGAGAAACATTTGAAGCTAAGCCATGTTTCCAGGATCATATCTGGGCAGCGCACT CCTATTTTTCAGAGATATCCACGGCCCGAGAAGGAATATCAATCCTTTTCGCTAATATACGATGAGAGGTCACttgatttg ATATGCAAGGATAAAGATGAGGCTGAAGTGTGGTTTAGTGGTTTAAAAGCCTTGATCTCGCGTTGTCATCAACGGAAATGGAGGACTGAATCGAGAAGTGATGGGACGCCATCCGAAGCTAATAGTCCGAGAACATATACCCGGAGAAGCTCCCCTTTACATTCTCCATTTAGCAGCAATGACAGTTTCCAGAAG GATGGCTCGAATCACCATCGTCTTCAGAGTCCATATGATAGCCCGCCTAAGAATGGCATGGACAAGGCATTTTCAGACATGTCATTATATGCAGTTCCTCCGAAAAGTTTATTTCCCTCAGATTCGGCAACTATTTCAGTTCACTCTTTGTCATCTGGAGGCTCTGATACACTACATGGTCACATGAAAGGTATGGGTATGGATGCTTTTAGAGTTAGTCTATCAAGTGCGATTAGTGCATCAAGTCATGGTTCTGGTCATGATGATGGAGACGCATTGGGAGACGTTTTTATGTGGGGAGAAGGAATAGGGGACGGTGTTTTAGGTGGTGGAAACCATAGAGTCGGAAGTTCGTTGGAGATAAAAATGGATTCCTTATTGCCAAAAGCTTTAGAGTCTACTATAGTACTTGATGTCCAGAATATTGCTTGTGGTGGACAACATGCTGTCCTTGTGACAAAACAAGGAGAAAGTTTTTCTTGGGGAGAGGAATCTGAAGGTAGGCTTGGCCATGGTGTAGATTCCAATGTTCAACATCCAAAGCTCATTGATGCACTCGGCACCACAAATATTGAGCTTGTAGCATGTGGTGAATACCATAGTTGTGCAGTTTCTCTATCAGGGGATTTGTATACCTGGGGTAAAGgagattttggtattttgggaCATGGAAATGAAGTCAGTCACTGGGTCCCCAAAAGAGTGAATTTTCTGATGGAAGGGATACATGTATCATCCATCGCTTGTGGACCTTACCACACAGCTGTTGTGACTTCTGCTGGGCAGTTGTTTACTTTTGGTGATGGTACCTTTGGTGTTTTGGGCCATGGAGACAAGAAAAGTGTTTTCATACCTAGAGAGGTAGACTCCTTGAAAGGTCTTCGCACTGTTCGGGCAGCCTGTGGTGTATGGCACACAGCCGCAGTTGTCGAAGTCATGGTTGGCAGCTCCAGCTCGAGTAACTGCTCCTCGGGAAAGCTCTTTACTTGGGGTGATGGTGACAAGAGTCGTCTTGGTCACGGCGACAAAGAACCAAAACTTGTGCCTACCTGTGTTGCAGCTCTTGTAGAACCCAATTTTTGTCAAGTTGCGTGTGGACATAGCCTAACAGTTGCACTTACAACAGCGGGCCATGTCTACACTATGGGCAGTCCTGTTTATGGTCAGCTTGGAAACCCACATGCAGATGGAAAGGTTCCAGCCCGTGTTGAAGGCAAACTTCACAAAAGTTTTGTCGAAGAGATTGCTTGCGGTGCTTATCATGTTGCAGTTTTAACTTCAAGGACTGAGGTTTACACTTGGGGAAAAGGATCGAATGGTAGACTAGGCCATGGGGACGCAGATGACCGAAATTCTCCGACATTGGTAGAGTCGCTGAAGGATAAACAGGTGAAAAGTATTGCCTGTGGTTCTAACTTCACTGCAGCTGTCTGCCTTCACAAGTGGGCATCAGGGATGGACCAGTCCATGTGTTCAGGTTGCCGTCAGCCTTTCAATTTCAAGAGAAAGCGGCACAATTGCTATAACTGTGGACTTGTGTTTTGCCATTCTTGCACTAATAAAAAGTCCCTGAAAGCTTGTATGGCACCGAACCCAAACAAACCATATCGAGTGTGTGACAAGTGTTTTAACAAATTGAAAAAGGCCATGGAAACGGATCCATCATCTCACTCTTCGTTGAGTAGAAGAGAAAGTGTCAACCAGGGATCAGATGCAATTGACAGAGATGAGAAATTAGATTCTAGATCAGATGGACAGTTAGCTAGATTCTCATTGTTGGAGCCCATGAGGCAAGTGGATACTCGAtccaagaaaaataagaaatacgAATTCAACAGTAGCCGTGTCTCACCAATACCAAGTGGAGGCTCTCACCGGGGTTCACTAAACATAACCAAATCTTTTAATCCAACTTTTGGATCGTCAAAGAAGTTCTTCTCAGCGTCTGTTCCCGGTTCCCGAATTGCGTCTCGGGCAACTTCACCAATATCAAGACGTCCTAGCCCACCGCGCTCAACAACGCCAACTCCCACTCTTTCAGGATTAACTACACCAAAAAATTTCGTGGATGATACCAAGAGAACCAGTGATCACCTAAGCCAGGAGGTGGTTAAGCTAAGATCTCAA GTTGAAAATCTTACCCGGAAGGCACAACTTCAAGAAGTTGAACTGGAAAGAACAACCAAACAGCTAAAGGAGGCATTGGCAATTGCTAACGAAGAAACAGCGAGATGCAAGGCAGCAAAAGAAGTGATTAAATCACTTACCGCTCAA CTGAAAGACATGGCTGAAAGACTACCTGTTGGATCAGCTAGGAGTATCAAGTCTCCTTCTCTTAATTCATTTGGCTCCAGTCCTGATTACGTTGCCCCTTCTTCTAACACCTTAAACCGTCCTAACAATCGAGAAACGGAGTCTGATGGCCTAACCTCTGTCTCAATGTTCTCTAACGGGGCAAGCACGCCTGTTTTCGATGGTGCAAATTACCGACAGCAAGCGAATCATGCTGCTGAATCAATAAATAGAATCAGCACACGATCAAAAGAAAGTGAACCCCGTAGTGAAAATGAATGGGTTGAACAAGATGAACCTGGTGTGTACATCACTCTCACAGCCTTAGCGGGAGGTGCAAGGGATCTCAAGCGCGTCCGTTTCAG CCGTAAACGGTTTAGCGAGAAACAAGCAGAAGAGTGGTGGGCAGAGAACAGAGGACGAGTTTACGAACAATACAATGTACGCATAGTCGTTGACAAATCCAGTGTGGGTGTAGGAAGTGAAGACTTGACTCATTAA
- the LOC104770302 gene encoding uncharacterized protein LOC104770302 — translation MSSVAEIVSEQQVIDGIQELALKDQDNKQIQEVMIHEPSFGNHGGCCAICLSDIPLQETAMVKGCEHTYCVTCILRWASCKESPTCPQCKNPFDFLSVHRALDGSIEDFLFEESVCLLLRASWFVPLDVMEQASYSHGYNDDFDIPCDYEDEDDDLDEFYLHGASLRIGNRRWGGNGFVRSGRQEARPVQRYSGSSSSSSSSSGSSSSEPKEKQVKTASTTGRRAKRAMKREAANKAAEVTAAAKHEAHLVRLGRK, via the exons ATGAGTTCCGTCGCCGAGATCGTGTCTGAGCAGCAAGTGATCGACGGTATCCAGGAACTGGCTCTGAAAGATCAG GACAACAAGCAGATCCAGGAAGTGATGATCCACGAGCCGAGTTTCGGGAATCATGGTGGCTGTTGTGCAATTTGCTTGAGTGATATTCCTCTTCAAGAAACTGCTATGGTCAAAGGCTGTGAACATACTTACTG TGTGACGTGCATACTTCGTTGGGCGAGTTGCAAAGAGAGTCCTACATGCCCACAATGTAAGAATCCGTTTGATTTTCTCAGTGTCCACCGGGCTCTCGATGGCAG CATTGAAGATTTTCTGTTTGAGGAGAGTGTATGCCTTCTCCTGAGAGCCTCATGGTTTGTACCATTGGATGTGATGGAACAGGCGTCCTACAGCCATGGTTACAATGATGATTTTGACATTCCTTGTGACTacgaggatgaagatgatgacctTGACGAGTTTTATTTGCACGGCGCAAGTCTTCGCATAGGAAATAGGAGATGGGGTGGCAATGGTTTTGTCAGATCCGGGCGTCAAGAAGCCAGGCCAGTCCAGAGATACAGTGGTTCTAGTTCTAGTTCCAGTTCCAGTTCTGGGTCATCCTCAAGTGAGCCTAAGGAAAAGCAGGTGAAGACTGCAAGCACAACAGGAAGACGTGCAAAGAGGGCAATGAAGCGTGAAGCCGCTAACAAAGCAGCGGAAGTAACAGCAGCAGCAAAGCACGAGGCCCATTTGGTTAGGTTGGGAAGGAAGTGA
- the LOC104770303 gene encoding cinnamoyl-CoA reductase 1 isoform X1 produces the protein MANTGEGKVVCVTGASGYIASWLVKFLLSRGYTVKASVRDPSDPKKTQHLVSLEGAKERLHLFKADLLVEGSFDSAIDGCQGVFHTASPFYIDVKDPQVELIDPAVKGTLNVLNSCAKASSVKRVVVTSSMAAVCYNGKPCTPDVTVDETWFSNPELCEASKMWYVLSKTLAEDAAWKLAKEKGLEIVTINPAMVIGPLLQPTLNTSAAAILNLINAGAKTFPNASFGWVNVKDVANAHIQAFEVPSANGRYCLVERVVHYSEVVSILHELYPNVPLPERCVDENPHAPTYQVSKEKIKSLGIDYVPLQVSIKETVESLKEKGFVHF, from the exons ATGGCGAACACTGGTGAAGGTAAAGTGGTATGTGTTACAGGGGCCTCTGGTTACATCGCCTCGTGGCTCGTAAAGTTCCTCCTCAGCCGTGGCTACACCGTTAAGGCTTCCGTCCGAGACCCCA GTGATCCGAAGAAGACGCAACACTTAGTCTCGCTGGAAGGTGCAAAGGAGAGACTTCATTTGTTCAAAGCAGATCTTTTGGTTGAAGGATCTTTTGACTCTGCTATTGATGGCTGTCAAGGAGTCTTCCACACTGCTTCCCCTTTTTATATTGATGTCAAAGACCCACAG GTTGAACTTATTGATCCTGCTGTCAAGGGGACACTTAACGTTTTGAATTCATGCGCCAAAGCATCTTCGGTTAAAAGGGTTGTTGTGACCTCCTCCATGGCAGCTGTTTGTTACAACGGAAAACCATGCACGCCCGATGTAACTGTCGATGAAACTTGGTTCTCCAATCCTGAGCTTTGTGAGGCCTCTAAG ATGTGGTATGTTCTATCCAAGACCTTGGCGGAAGATGCTGCTTGGAAACTCGCTAAAGAGAAAGGCTTAGAAATCGTTACTATTAACCCTGCTATGGTGATCGGTCCTCTCTTACAGCCAACTCTGAACACGAGTGCTGCTGCTATACTCAACCTAATAAATG cAGGTGCAAAGACCTTTCCCAACGCGAGTTTCGGATGGGTTAATGTTAAGGACGTAGCCAATGCGCACATCCAAGCATTTGAGGTCCCTTCAGCTAACGGACGTTACTGTTTGGTCGAGAGAGTCGTTCATTACTCCGAGGTGGTTAGCATTCTGCATGAGCTTTACCCAAATGTCCCACTCCCTGAAAG GTGTGTGGATGAGAATCCGCACGCGCCCACATATCAAGTGTCCAAGGAGAAAATAAAGAGCCTTGGCATAGACTACGTGCCCTTGCAGGTTAGCATCAAGGAGACCGTGGAGTCCTTGAAGGAGAAAGGTTTCGTACACTTTTGA
- the LOC104770303 gene encoding cinnamoyl-CoA reductase 1 isoform X2: MANTGEGKVVCVTGASGYIASWLVKFLLSRGYTVKASVRDPSDPKKTQHLVSLEGAKERLHLFKADLLVEGSFDSAIDGCQGVFHTASPFYIDVKDPQVELIDPAVKGTLNVLNSCAKASSVKRVVVTSSMAAVCYNGKPCTPDVTVDETWFSNPELCEASKMWYVLSKTLAEDAAWKLAKEKGLEIVTINPAMVIGPLLQPTLNTSAAAILNLINGAKTFPNASFGWVNVKDVANAHIQAFEVPSANGRYCLVERVVHYSEVVSILHELYPNVPLPERCVDENPHAPTYQVSKEKIKSLGIDYVPLQVSIKETVESLKEKGFVHF; this comes from the exons ATGGCGAACACTGGTGAAGGTAAAGTGGTATGTGTTACAGGGGCCTCTGGTTACATCGCCTCGTGGCTCGTAAAGTTCCTCCTCAGCCGTGGCTACACCGTTAAGGCTTCCGTCCGAGACCCCA GTGATCCGAAGAAGACGCAACACTTAGTCTCGCTGGAAGGTGCAAAGGAGAGACTTCATTTGTTCAAAGCAGATCTTTTGGTTGAAGGATCTTTTGACTCTGCTATTGATGGCTGTCAAGGAGTCTTCCACACTGCTTCCCCTTTTTATATTGATGTCAAAGACCCACAG GTTGAACTTATTGATCCTGCTGTCAAGGGGACACTTAACGTTTTGAATTCATGCGCCAAAGCATCTTCGGTTAAAAGGGTTGTTGTGACCTCCTCCATGGCAGCTGTTTGTTACAACGGAAAACCATGCACGCCCGATGTAACTGTCGATGAAACTTGGTTCTCCAATCCTGAGCTTTGTGAGGCCTCTAAG ATGTGGTATGTTCTATCCAAGACCTTGGCGGAAGATGCTGCTTGGAAACTCGCTAAAGAGAAAGGCTTAGAAATCGTTACTATTAACCCTGCTATGGTGATCGGTCCTCTCTTACAGCCAACTCTGAACACGAGTGCTGCTGCTATACTCAACCTAATAAATG GTGCAAAGACCTTTCCCAACGCGAGTTTCGGATGGGTTAATGTTAAGGACGTAGCCAATGCGCACATCCAAGCATTTGAGGTCCCTTCAGCTAACGGACGTTACTGTTTGGTCGAGAGAGTCGTTCATTACTCCGAGGTGGTTAGCATTCTGCATGAGCTTTACCCAAATGTCCCACTCCCTGAAAG GTGTGTGGATGAGAATCCGCACGCGCCCACATATCAAGTGTCCAAGGAGAAAATAAAGAGCCTTGGCATAGACTACGTGCCCTTGCAGGTTAGCATCAAGGAGACCGTGGAGTCCTTGAAGGAGAAAGGTTTCGTACACTTTTGA
- the LOC104770305 gene encoding cinnamoyl-CoA reductase 1-like, whose amino-acid sequence MANTGEGKVVCVTGASGYIASWLVKFLLSRGYTVKASVRDPSDPKKTQHLVSLEGAKERLHLFKADLLVEGSFDSAIDGCEGVFHTASPFYHDVKDPQVELIDPAVKGTLNVLNSCAKSSSLKRVVVTSSMAAVTLNGKPRTPDVTVDETWFSTPELCEASKMWYVLSKTLAEEAAWKLAKEKGLEIVTINPAMVIGPLLQPTLNTSAAAILDLINGAKTFPNSSFGWVNVKDVANAHIQAFEVGSANGRYCMVERVAHYSELVSILHELYPNVPLPERCVDENPHASTYQVSKEKIKSLGIDYVPLKVSIKETVESLKEKGFVHF is encoded by the exons ATGGCGAACACTGGTGAAGGTAAAGTGGTGTGTGTTACAGGAGCCTCTGGTTACATCGCCTCCTGGCTCGTCAAGTTCCTCCTCAGCCGTGGCTACACCGTTAAGGCTTCCGTCCGAGACCCCA GTGATCCGAAGAAGACGCAACACTTAGTCTCGCTGGAAGGTGCAAAGGAGAGACTTCATTTGTTCAAAGCAGATCTTTTGGTTGAAGGATCTTTCGACTCTGCTATTGATGGCTGTGAAGGAGTTTTCCACACTGCTTCCCCTTTTTATCATGATGTCAAAGACCCACAG GTTGAACTTATTGATCCTGCAGTCAAGGGGACACTTAACGTTTTGAATTCATGCGCCAAATCATCCTCGCTTAAAAGGGTTGTTGTTACCTCCTCCATGGCAGCTGTTACTTTAAATGGTAAACCACGCACGCCTGATGTAACTGTTGATGAAACTTGGTTCTCCACTCCTGAGCTTTGTGAGGCCTCTAAG ATGTGGTATGTTCTATCCAAGACCTTGGCCGAAGAAGCTGCTTGGAAACTCGCTAAAGAGAAAGGCTTAGAAATCGTTACTATTAACCCTGCAATGGTGATCGGTCCTCTCTTACAGCCAACTCTGAACACGAGTGCTGCTGCTATACTCGACTTAATAAATG GTGCAAAGACCTTTCCCAACTCGAGTTTCGGATGGGTTAATGTTAAGGACGTAGCCAATGCGCACATTCAAGCATTTGAGGTCGGTTCAGCTAACGGACGTTACTGTATGGTCGAGAGAGTCGCTCACTACTCCGAGCTTGTTAGCATTCTGCATGAGCTTTACCCAAATGTCCCACTCCCTGAAAG GTGTGTGGATGAGAATCCGCACGCGTCGACATATCAAGTTTCCAAGGAGAAAATAAAGAGCCTTGGCATAGACTACGTGCCCTTGAAGGTTAGCATCAAGGAGACCGTGGAGTCCCTGAAAGAGAAAGGTTTCGTGCACTTTTGA
- the LOC104770304 gene encoding cinnamoyl-CoA reductase 1-like, protein MANSGEGKVVCVTGASGYIASWLVHFLLSRGYTVKASVRDPSDPKKTQHLLSLEGAKERLHLFKADLLVEGSFDSAIDGCHGVFHTASPCYFDVKDPQVELIDPAVKGTLNVLNSCAKASSVKRVVVTSSMAAVNCNGKPRTPDVTVDETWFSDPELCEASKMWYVLSKTLAEDAAWKLAKEKGLEIVTINPAMVIGPLLQPTLNTSAATILNLINGAKTFPNVSFGWVNVKDVANAHIQAFEVPSANGRYCMVERVAHYSEMVSILHELYPNVPLPEKCEDENPYAPTYQVSKEKIKSLGIDYVPLKVSIKETVESLKEKGFVHF, encoded by the exons ATGGCAAACAGTGGTGAAGGTAAAGTGGTGTGTGTTACAGGAGCCTCTGGTTACATCGCCTCCTGGCTCGTTCATTTCCTCCTCAGCCGTGGCTACACCGTTAAGGCTTCCGTCCGAGACCCCA GTGATCCGAAGAAGACGCAACACTTACTCTCACTGGAAGGTGCAAAGGAGAGACTTCACTTGTTCAAAGCAGATCTTTTGGTTGAAGGATCTTTCGACTCTGCTATTGATGGCTGCCATGGAGTTTTCCACACTGCCTCCCCTTGTTATTTTGATGTAAAAGACCCACAG GTTGAACTTATTGATCCTGCAGTCAAGGGGACACTTAACGTTTTGAATTCATGCGCAAAAGCTTCATCGGTTAAAAGGGTTGTTGTGACCTCCTCCATGGCAGCTGTTAATTGCAACGGAAAACCACGCACCCCGGATGTAACTGTCGATGAAACTTGGTTCTCTGATCCTGAGCTTTGTGAGGCCTCTAAG ATGTGGTATGTTCTATCCAAGACCTTGGCGGAAGATGCTGCTTGGAAACTCGCTAAAGAGAAAGGCTTAGAAATTGTTACTATTAACCCAGCCATGGTGATCGGTCCTCTCTTACAGCCAACTCTGAACACGAGTGCTGCTACTATACTCAACTTAATAAATG GTGCAAAGACTTTCCCCAACGTGAGTTTCGGATGGGTTAATGTTAAGGACGTAGCCAATGCGCACATCCAAGCATTTGAGGTCCCTTCAGCTAACGGACGTTACTGTATGGTCGAGAGAGTCGCTCACTACTCCGAGATGGTTAGCATTCTGCATGAGCTTTACCCAAATGTCCCACTCCCTGAAAA GTGTGAGGATGAGAATCCGTACGCGCCGACATATCAAGTGTcgaaggaaaaaataaagagcCTTGGCATAGACTACGTACCCTTGAAGGTTAGCATCAAGGAGACCGTGGAGTCCTTGAAGGAGAAAGGTTTCGTACACTTTTGA